From the genome of Ornithobacterium rhinotracheale, one region includes:
- a CDS encoding S46 family peptidase, producing the protein MKKSIFSIATLLIGSLAWADEGMWLMTFIERLKYTDWQKEGLHLTPEEIYSVNNASLKDAVVSFNGYCTGELVSEKGLIFTNHHCGYETIAELSTPENDYLNNGFWAKSHEEELKPESLYVRFLVRMGDATDRILKKLNPNMSEDERQAVIKAEFKAIDNENNENGKYIVETKSFFGGNEFYYFVYQDYTDVRLVGTPPQSIGKFGGTTDNWEWPRHTGDFSIFRVYGDKDGNPAPYSKDNVPLKPKHSLPIKLSGVQPNDFAMTIGYPGSTQRYMTSYGIEQALDIEFPAWIEAAGAARNAIKENMDRDRKIAIDYASKYASIDNYWKNRIGMSEALKKLNTKGKKIEIEKNFTNWVNQTPERKAKYGKVLENIKYTYENGNEFVKNSTYLVRGILQGSGALRKAYEFGQLFDFYNQQSPENKERILEKLEQNLKEEFSTYNEKTEEDILAATLKVYVDNVSSKYVPAFLVDIKKDYNNDFKAYAVNLFNQSAFTSPSNIISFFKNAKPTDVANDPLYMLAEGIYNAYRNVPAEQKELKDIYAKNYRLFLEGLMASQPNKAFYPDANFTMRLSTGKVIGLPENPKRPSDVKSNYYTTLKGLMRKYLPKDEEWDIPTQLIKLHNTDDFGEYANPDGSIPVAFLTDNDITGGNSGSPVISGNGELIGIAFDGNWEAMSGDIEYEEKLQRTIVVDIRYVLFVIDKFAGAKNLIQEMKLVR; encoded by the coding sequence ATGAAAAAATCTATTTTTAGTATCGCAACGCTCTTAATCGGGAGCCTTGCTTGGGCCGACGAAGGTATGTGGCTCATGACATTTATTGAAAGACTGAAGTATACTGATTGGCAAAAAGAGGGGTTGCACCTTACGCCAGAAGAGATTTACAGCGTGAACAATGCAAGTTTGAAGGATGCTGTAGTGAGCTTCAATGGTTATTGTACTGGTGAATTGGTTTCCGAAAAAGGTTTGATTTTCACCAATCACCACTGCGGATACGAAACAATTGCAGAGCTTTCTACTCCAGAGAACGATTATTTAAACAATGGTTTCTGGGCAAAATCTCACGAAGAGGAATTGAAGCCTGAAAGTCTCTATGTTCGTTTCCTTGTACGCATGGGCGATGCTACCGATAGAATTTTGAAAAAATTAAATCCAAACATGTCTGAAGATGAGCGTCAAGCTGTGATTAAAGCAGAGTTTAAAGCCATCGATAATGAAAATAATGAAAACGGAAAATATATCGTAGAAACTAAATCTTTCTTCGGAGGAAATGAATTCTACTATTTCGTGTATCAAGACTATACCGATGTTCGTTTAGTGGGAACGCCGCCACAATCTATTGGTAAATTCGGAGGAACTACAGACAACTGGGAGTGGCCTCGCCACACAGGGGACTTTTCTATCTTTAGAGTTTATGGTGACAAAGACGGAAATCCTGCGCCTTATTCAAAAGACAATGTACCTTTAAAACCAAAACACTCTTTACCTATTAAACTTTCTGGCGTTCAGCCAAATGATTTTGCGATGACGATTGGGTATCCTGGTAGCACTCAGCGTTATATGACTTCGTATGGTATTGAGCAAGCTCTTGACATCGAATTCCCTGCTTGGATCGAAGCGGCTGGAGCAGCAAGAAATGCGATAAAAGAAAACATGGATAGAGATAGAAAAATCGCGATTGATTATGCTTCTAAATACGCTAGTATTGACAACTACTGGAAGAACAGGATAGGTATGAGCGAGGCTTTGAAAAAACTAAACACCAAAGGCAAAAAAATTGAAATTGAAAAGAATTTCACTAACTGGGTAAACCAAACACCTGAACGCAAAGCCAAATATGGTAAAGTTCTAGAAAACATTAAATATACTTACGAAAACGGAAACGAATTTGTAAAAAACAGCACCTATCTAGTTCGCGGAATTTTGCAAGGTAGTGGGGCACTTAGAAAAGCTTATGAGTTTGGGCAATTATTCGATTTCTACAATCAACAATCGCCCGAAAACAAAGAGCGTATTCTTGAAAAATTAGAACAAAATCTAAAAGAAGAGTTCTCTACTTATAACGAAAAAACGGAGGAAGACATTCTTGCTGCAACACTTAAAGTCTATGTAGACAATGTTTCTAGCAAATATGTTCCTGCTTTTCTAGTTGATATTAAGAAAGATTACAATAATGACTTTAAAGCTTATGCTGTAAACTTGTTTAATCAATCTGCATTCACCAGCCCATCTAATATCATTAGCTTCTTTAAAAATGCAAAACCTACAGATGTGGCAAACGACCCACTGTATATGCTTGCAGAAGGCATATACAATGCTTACAGAAATGTCCCTGCAGAACAAAAAGAGCTTAAAGATATTTATGCTAAAAACTATCGTTTGTTCCTTGAAGGATTAATGGCATCTCAGCCAAACAAAGCCTTTTATCCAGATGCCAACTTCACCATGCGATTGAGCACAGGAAAAGTAATCGGATTGCCAGAAAACCCAAAACGCCCAAGCGATGTGAAAAGCAATTACTACACTACGCTAAAAGGCTTGATGCGCAAATATTTACCAAAAGACGAAGAGTGGGATATTCCTACACAACTCATCAAACTACACAACACAGATGACTTTGGAGAATATGCCAACCCAGACGGCTCTATACCAGTTGCCTTCTTAACAGATAACGACATCACAGGAGGAAACTCTGGATCACCAGTAATCAGCGGAAATGGAGAACTCATCGGTATTGCATTCGACGGGAACTGGGAAGCAATGAGTGGTGACATTGAATACGAAGAAAAATTACAAAGAACCATCGTGGTAGACATCCGCTATGTATTATTTGTGATTGACAAATTCGCAGGAGCTAAAAACCTCATCCAAGAAATGAAATTGGTGAGATAA
- a CDS encoding nucleotide exchange factor GrpE gives MNEEEKLTPEQGAEDIQNAENNESVDAQETTAKDLQEELKVALQEEKDKFMRLYAEFENYKKRSRKEKEDFVLLANEKLLLDLLPVLDDFERAMKEIEKSEDTQLVEGVQLIQNKLREVLSKKHLKAMDVKAGDEFDADKHEAITQIPAPDDSLKGKLVDVVSTGYTLGDKVIRYPKVVVGK, from the coding sequence ATGAACGAAGAAGAAAAATTAACGCCGGAACAAGGTGCAGAAGATATACAAAACGCTGAGAATAACGAATCTGTAGATGCTCAAGAAACTACAGCAAAGGATTTGCAAGAGGAACTAAAAGTTGCTTTGCAGGAAGAGAAAGATAAATTTATGCGCTTGTATGCCGAGTTCGAAAACTATAAAAAACGCTCTCGCAAGGAGAAAGAAGACTTTGTCTTATTGGCTAATGAGAAATTGCTTTTAGACCTTCTTCCTGTGTTAGATGATTTTGAAAGAGCTATGAAAGAGATTGAAAAATCAGAGGATACACAATTAGTGGAAGGCGTGCAACTGATTCAAAATAAGTTGAGAGAAGTTTTAAGCAAAAAACACCTAAAGGCAATGGATGTGAAAGCAGGCGACGAGTTTGATGCAGACAAGCATGAAGCTATTACGCAGATTCCTGCGCCAGACGATAGCCTAAAAGGTAAATTGGTAGATGTAGTGTCTACGGGTTATACCTTGGGCGACAAAGTGATTAGATATCCAAAAGTAGTGGTAGGAAAATAA
- a CDS encoding type I restriction endonuclease subunit R: MQKTIPIAETNQFIILDEYEKIEQPSHYQSEADLEREFITDLKALYDDDCLKDLNTPEKLLANVREQLQRLNEVRFSDEEWVRFVAEYLDPPAETLIDKTRKIHHDYIYDFVFDDGRIQNIYLVDKNNIQRNRLQVIQQFEQTGTHANRYDVTVLVNGLPLVQIELKKRGVAIREAFNQVHRYSKESFNTENSLFKYLQIFVISNGTDTRYFANTTKRDKNSFDFTMNWARSDNMPIKDLKDFTATFFQKNTLLNVLLHYSVFDVSNTLLIMRPYQIAATERILWKIRSTHLSNNWSKPESGGFIWHTTGSGKTLTSFKAARLATELDFISKVFFVVDRKDLDYQTMKEYQRFSPDSVNGSDSTAGLKRNIEKDDNKIIVTTIQKLNNLMKSEDRLPIYGQPVVFIFDECHRSQFGEAQKNLKKKFKKFCQFGFTGTPIFAQNALGSETTGSVFGRELHSYVITDAIRDEKVLKFKVDYNDVRPKFRAAEQEQNLEKLSALENKQALLHPQRLKEIASYILQHFKQKTHRLNPSSKGFNAMFAVSSVEAAKHYYEIFKQLQSTAEKPLKIATIFSFTPNEQQDAVGDIEDENFAPTAMNSSAKEFLQAAISDYNAMFRTNYGVESKEFQNYYRDLAKRVKNQEIDLLIVVGMFLTGFDAPALNTLFVDKNLRYHGLIQAYSRTNRIFDSTKTFGNIVTFRDLEQATIDAITLFGDKNTRNVVLEKSYQEYLEGFKDVATGQASRGYQEIVQELNQNFPSPEKIETESDKKAFVKLFGEYLKIENILQNYDEFEQLKAFHALDKENPEAIAQFKEIYSLTDADVQAMENTPMLPERMAQDYRSVYNDIRDWFRNEREGKSQEETQISWDDVVFEVDLLKSQEIDLDYILELTLQYYKKSNDKEALIAEITRTIRASVGNRAKEGLVVDFIQQADLNQFEHKADIIEAFYTYAQAVQKQEAAKLIEEEKLNQPQAQRYIQNALKRGYASENGTDLNETLPKMSPLNPKYLAKKKTVFQKIAAFIEKFKGVGGKI, encoded by the coding sequence ATGCAAAAAACTATTCCCATCGCCGAAACCAATCAATTCATCATTCTTGATGAATACGAAAAAATCGAACAGCCTAGCCACTACCAAAGTGAGGCAGATTTGGAGCGCGAATTCATTACGGATTTAAAAGCACTATACGATGATGACTGTCTTAAGGATCTCAATACACCCGAAAAACTTTTGGCGAATGTGCGTGAGCAACTGCAGCGGCTGAATGAAGTGCGTTTCAGTGATGAAGAATGGGTGCGTTTTGTGGCGGAGTATCTTGATCCGCCTGCTGAAACCCTTATTGATAAAACCCGCAAAATTCACCACGATTATATTTATGATTTCGTGTTTGATGATGGGCGAATCCAGAATATTTATCTTGTTGATAAAAATAACATTCAGCGCAACCGCTTGCAGGTGATTCAGCAGTTTGAGCAAACTGGCACGCACGCTAATCGCTATGATGTGACGGTGCTAGTCAATGGCCTCCCACTGGTGCAAATTGAGCTGAAAAAACGCGGGGTGGCGATTCGCGAAGCATTCAACCAAGTGCATCGTTACAGTAAAGAGAGCTTTAATACAGAAAATTCCCTATTTAAATATTTGCAGATTTTCGTCATTTCAAACGGCACGGATACACGCTATTTTGCCAACACTACCAAGCGCGATAAAAACAGCTTTGATTTCACGATGAATTGGGCAAGATCGGATAACATGCCAATCAAAGATCTCAAAGATTTCACCGCCACTTTTTTCCAAAAAAATACCCTGCTCAATGTGCTTTTGCATTATTCCGTTTTTGATGTCAGCAATACGCTGCTGATTATGCGACCTTATCAGATTGCTGCTACCGAACGCATTCTTTGGAAAATCCGCAGCACTCATCTAAGTAACAATTGGAGCAAGCCTGAAAGCGGCGGTTTTATTTGGCACACCACAGGTTCAGGTAAAACCCTCACCAGTTTTAAAGCGGCACGCCTTGCTACGGAACTAGATTTTATTAGCAAAGTTTTCTTTGTGGTGGATAGAAAAGATTTGGACTATCAAACCATGAAGGAATATCAGCGTTTTTCACCTGATAGCGTCAATGGCTCCGACAGTACCGCTGGCTTAAAACGCAATATTGAAAAAGATGATAATAAAATCATCGTCACCACCATTCAAAAGCTCAACAATCTGATGAAATCAGAAGACAGATTGCCGATTTACGGGCAGCCTGTGGTGTTTATTTTTGATGAATGCCACCGCTCACAGTTTGGTGAAGCACAGAAAAATCTTAAAAAGAAATTTAAAAAATTCTGCCAGTTTGGTTTCACTGGTACGCCTATTTTTGCGCAAAATGCCTTAGGCTCAGAAACCACAGGGAGCGTCTTTGGCAGAGAATTACACTCTTATGTCATCACCGATGCCATTCGTGATGAAAAAGTGCTGAAATTTAAAGTCGATTATAACGATGTCCGCCCTAAATTTAGAGCCGCAGAGCAAGAGCAAAATCTTGAAAAACTCTCAGCCCTTGAAAACAAGCAAGCCCTTTTGCACCCACAGCGTTTAAAAGAAATTGCCAGCTATATTTTGCAACACTTCAAACAGAAAACCCACCGCCTAAATCCCTCAAGCAAAGGTTTTAATGCGATGTTTGCCGTGAGCAGTGTGGAGGCGGCCAAGCATTATTATGAGATTTTTAAACAATTACAAAGCACGGCAGAAAAACCACTAAAAATTGCCACCATTTTTTCTTTCACCCCCAATGAGCAGCAAGATGCCGTTGGCGATATTGAAGATGAAAACTTTGCACCCACCGCAATGAACAGCTCTGCCAAAGAGTTTTTACAAGCCGCAATTAGCGACTATAACGCCATGTTCCGAACCAATTACGGCGTGGAGAGCAAGGAATTTCAAAACTACTACCGCGACCTTGCCAAACGCGTCAAAAATCAAGAAATTGATCTGCTGATTGTGGTGGGAATGTTCCTCACAGGCTTTGATGCCCCTGCTTTAAATACCCTATTTGTGGATAAAAACTTGCGTTATCACGGGCTGATTCAAGCCTATTCGCGCACCAACCGCATTTTTGATAGCACCAAGACATTTGGCAATATCGTTACTTTCCGTGATTTAGAACAAGCCACGATTGATGCGATTACCCTTTTTGGCGATAAAAATACCAGAAATGTGGTGCTGGAAAAGAGCTATCAAGAATATTTAGAGGGCTTTAAAGACGTAGCAACGGGGCAAGCCAGCAGAGGCTATCAAGAGATTGTGCAAGAACTCAATCAAAATTTCCCAAGTCCTGAGAAAATCGAAACAGAATCCGATAAAAAAGCATTCGTGAAATTATTCGGGGAATATTTAAAAATAGAAAATATCTTACAAAATTATGATGAATTTGAGCAATTAAAAGCCTTCCACGCTCTTGATAAAGAAAACCCCGAAGCCATTGCACAATTTAAAGAAATCTATTCCTTAACCGATGCCGATGTGCAAGCAATGGAAAATACGCCTATGCTGCCTGAACGCATGGCGCAAGATTACCGATCTGTTTATAACGATATCCGTGATTGGTTTAGAAATGAGCGAGAAGGCAAATCCCAAGAAGAGACGCAAATTAGTTGGGACGATGTGGTTTTTGAGGTGGATTTACTAAAATCCCAAGAGATCGATCTGGATTATATTTTGGAATTAACGCTACAATATTATAAGAAGTCGAATGACAAAGAAGCACTCATTGCAGAAATCACCCGAACCATCCGTGCCAGCGTTGGCAACCGTGCCAAAGAGGGGCTGGTGGTGGATTTTATCCAGCAAGCGGATTTAAATCAGTTTGAGCATAAAGCAGACATTATTGAGGCGTTTTATACCTATGCCCAAGCCGTACAAAAGCAGGAAGCCGCTAAGCTGATTGAAGAAGAAAAGCTAAATCAGCCACAGGCGCAGCGCTACATTCAAAACGCCTTAAAACGCGGCTATGCCAGCGAAAACGGCACCGACTTAAATGAAACGCTACCAAAAATGAGTCCGCTCAATCCGAAATATTTAGCCAAGAAAAAGACGGTATTTCAGAAAATCGCCGCATTTATCGAGAAATTTAAGGGGGTGGGTGGGAAGATATAA
- a CDS encoding AAA family ATPase — MEKNLNNIAQQLMMPIVTQKAQNSKKEQKAVPKVQLIYAFNGTGKTRLSMELKKLVATGSDDDSSLTRHKFLYYNAFTEDLFYWDNDLEGNKNRVLKIQPNSFTDWILQEQGQDQNIISHFQRYTNDKLTPKFNAEYLKNPQDPNSVVKANSEVTFSLERGNDEEEDLSNIKISKGEESNFIWCVFYSLLHLVIEQLNIPEHTDRETDQFNELEYIFIDDPVSSLDENYLIEMAIDIAKLIKSSESDLKFIITTHNPLFYNVLYNELNRSKRYILRKYESGGYELLEQKNDSPFAFHLFLKSEIERALSNDELQKYHFNYLRNILEKTATFLGYEKWGELLPKDPDGSNPTETRIINLSSHSQHSTEEVSMLIERNKAVIGNLIKLLNETYKFKS; from the coding sequence ATGGAAAAAAATCTAAATAATATTGCTCAGCAGCTTATGATGCCAATAGTCACTCAAAAGGCACAAAATTCAAAAAAGGAGCAGAAAGCTGTTCCTAAAGTTCAGTTAATTTATGCTTTTAATGGTACAGGTAAAACTCGCTTATCAATGGAATTAAAAAAACTTGTTGCTACAGGTTCTGATGATGATAGTAGCTTAACCCGACATAAGTTTCTCTACTACAATGCCTTTACTGAAGATTTGTTTTATTGGGACAATGACTTAGAAGGGAATAAGAATAGAGTTTTAAAAATACAGCCAAACTCCTTTACAGATTGGATCTTACAAGAACAAGGGCAGGATCAAAATATTATTTCTCATTTTCAACGATATACAAATGATAAATTAACCCCTAAGTTTAATGCAGAATATTTAAAAAATCCGCAAGATCCTAATTCAGTAGTTAAGGCTAATTCTGAAGTAACATTTTCCCTTGAACGTGGAAATGATGAGGAAGAAGATTTAAGTAATATAAAAATTTCTAAGGGTGAAGAAAGCAACTTTATATGGTGTGTGTTTTACTCGTTATTACACCTTGTGATAGAGCAACTAAATATTCCAGAACACACGGATAGGGAAACAGATCAATTCAATGAATTGGAATATATTTTTATTGATGACCCTGTTAGTTCCTTAGATGAAAATTATTTGATTGAAATGGCAATAGATATAGCTAAGCTAATTAAATCTAGTGAATCAGATTTAAAATTTATCATCACTACTCATAATCCACTATTTTATAATGTATTATATAATGAATTAAATCGTTCAAAAAGATATATTTTAAGAAAATATGAATCAGGAGGGTACGAATTATTAGAGCAAAAGAATGATTCTCCTTTTGCCTTTCATCTTTTTTTGAAATCTGAAATTGAACGAGCATTAAGTAATGATGAATTACAGAAATATCATTTTAATTACTTAAGAAATATTTTAGAAAAAACAGCAACCTTCTTGGGATATGAAAAATGGGGAGAATTATTACCCAAAGATCCAGATGGTTCTAACCCTACAGAAACAAGAATTATTAATCTTTCTAGTCATTCTCAGCATTCAACTGAGGAGGTATCAATGCTAATTGAACGTAATAAAGCTGTTATAGGAAATTTAATTAAATTGCTTAATGAAACTTATAAATTTAAATCATAA